The DNA segment GGCACTGTGCCCTTCAGAGTCCCTGTGCTGTGTAACTGGAACACAGTAGAATAAGTTTAGAGTTATGTCTTAAGTCTTCTAAACCTGACTTCTCACTGCACTTCACAAGATgcactttggggaaaaaaataattatttaaaaaatggaaaaagtgaaTGAGCTGTAACAGGAAGTGAGCCTGCCTTGCATGTGGGAGAATAGAGCCAAGTAGAACAAATTGTCCTTGAATTCTAATTACTGGGATTGTTTTTATATGGTGGGAGTTGTCATGTGcactgtggttttgttttgtgtggggtttttgggtttttttctttacctcaAGCCTGTAATTGCACAGCAATCTTGAACACAGGTTGTCTTTCCATCCCTTCTGTCTGTGGCAGTACCCACTTCTCTCTGATTTGATGTCTGTGCTGAACTGTGCTTTCTTGATCCCTCCACTCTGAGCTCACTGGTTCATTCATGGTGGTTTTGTGCTTTGGGAATGGTGTTCCCCAGTTTAGTGGGAGCATGCAAACAGTGCAGTGTCCATACGCATCAGATGTGAAAGTGTCCTGATAACACTGAACATCTTGTCCTGAATGAATCTAGACTTTGCTTCCTCTATTATTTACACCCTTGGATATTGCCTGATCACTTAGTCTTGAAttgatgtaattatttttgtgcaaGTACCTGCCATTCAGAAGTCTTCCTTTGGTTGCAGTGACATCTTAATGACCCTGTTTGAGTTGAGCATGGCAGCATCACCttctgagcagcagtgacatGTGCAGCACACGACAGGAATTGTGTGCAgcaagttgtttttctttgcttggaGCAAGGCACTTTTGTGTGTACGTTCTAAAATGTCTGCTTGAAGCATCAGAgcaagttgtttttctttgcttggaGCAAGGCAGTTTTGTGTGCACATTCTAAAATGTCTGCTTGAAGCATCAGCTTTATGCAATAAATAGGTAAAAATCTCAGTccttgcactgctgcagctgtcaCAGAAGTGGCCCGGGACATGCAATTCTGTTCAATGCAGCCTCAAGGAATGGGCAGGAAGGCTCCTGGCTGgtgtgtgagcagggcaggagctctgtgggaTGTGAGCATCATCCCTCaagttctgcagcagctgggctggagcagagtgagcccatccctgtgctgccagctctgcctgagctcAGGGGAGGttccagggctgcagggtgctctggctgccctgggacTGCAGCTcacactcctgctgctcctgtgggatACCTGGgcaactgcagagcagctggcaaagGGCTTCTGCACTTGTTGTCCCAACCTTCTGTGTCATCACTCCTGAGAAAGCAGACAATCATCATTTAGTAATgcttctgaatttatttttttaggatCTGGTCAACACTGGACTCAgcactttcttctttttcattgcCTCTGTAGTACTGGCTGCTTTAAACCATAAAACTGGAGCAGAAATTGCTGCTGTGGTAAGAATTTAAACTTGTTTATATCTGACTCTTACTTTGTATTACAAGTAACTTTTACTTATTGATTGAATACACCTGTGTTTATATCTGACTCTTACTTTGTATTACAATTAACTTTTACTCATTGATTGAATACACCTATTGCCTTTGCCATCACAATTTACTTCTACTTTCACAATTTGCTATGAGATAATCCTTATTTTAAGTTAACATCCTTGGAGCTTTGTCTGAAGGCTTGAGgcaagaacaacagaaaaatgacTTGTAGAGAGCACTTTACAGTTGAACTTGCCTTTCTCTTTGGCGCCTTACATGATCCTGCTCTATGATGCAAGCCTATGGAAAAGATAGAGccaaaaagacagaagaaattgAAGCTGCTTGCACATAATTTGCTGAGTTCTTGCTCAGAacagatgatttttttgttctgtggaGTGAGCGTAGTAGCACTTCAGGGTTTTAAATCTACAACAGTCAGCTCAAGCAAGTTAACTTTGTGTGTGAGTTGGTGACCtcttattattttctttttaacctggtttttaaaattacctgagTTCTACAGAAGCATAGAGGAAAaactgcaaagcagctgcttctccaggctgatgCTCTGTCACTTTTTGTGTGCACCCTGGGGAATGAACGAGCTTTTGGATGTAGAGCTGGTATCTTTACAAGAGAATCTTCCAGTGGGCTGCACTGCAGGATTTAATTGTCATATTGGTAGTCAGAGAACTCTCGTTTTTGGGATCATTGATCTCAGCCACTTTTGCAGATTCTCTAATTCACCGAGAAGAAGAACATCATTTCCCAGGCCACCATGGTTTGTCGGTACAAACAACGTAGGAAACTGAACTTCTGAGGACTTTGCTgtgaagctgcttttcttccgGTTTCCAAGCCTCGCCCGTGACGGCTCTttgtgctccctgcaggtgttcGGTTTCCTGGCCACGGCAGTGTATGCTGCCAACACCTTTGTGGCCGTATGCTGCCAACACCTTTGTGGCCGGCGGGAAGTGGCgggtgagcagcaggcagcagagcagccgGCAGAGCAGCGACTACATCCGCGCCCGGACGGAGtccagggaggtggtgcagCGGCCCGAGATCCAGCGCCTGGACGCGTGACAGCACCCCCAGGGGCGCTCAAAGGGAACAGCACTCGGCTCCCTCATGGAATAAGGGTTTTGGCTTtactggaggaggaaaaggtggATCCGAGGGTGGGGAGgatgcccagccctgcccgcgTGCAGAGATGCGTTGAGCCAGAAGCTGCTGTCATGGAGGCACAAAGTGTTGGCCCTTCAGAAGGAAGATCCCCTCAAGACCTCCACACAGACATGTGCATATATTATATAGCTCCTagaatatataatatatgtCCGCTCTGCGGTATGTCATTGTTTTGGATTAACTGCACAGCagtttccttccctctctgaaGATCCGCTGTTCCTTCAGCTGCCCggggacagagcagccctgccctggctgggagggaggagggacaTCCAGGGGAGCAGATGGAGCCCCCAGACGTGCCAAGGAGCCAGGGCCATTCAGCAATAACTCAGCCAGCGGGGCCTGT comes from the Ficedula albicollis isolate OC2 chromosome 11, FicAlb1.5, whole genome shotgun sequence genome and includes:
- the CMTM4 gene encoding CKLF-like MARVEL transmembrane domain-containing protein 4 — its product is MDAVMLLALTAFICIETIMECSPCEGLYFFEFVSCSALVVTGALLLLFSLNLHTRIPQINWNLTDLVNTGLSTFFFFIASVVLAALNHKTGAEIAAVVFGFLATAVYAANTFVAWRVSSRQQSSRQSSDYIRARTESREVVQRPEIQRLDA